A window of Geitlerinema sp. PCC 9228 contains these coding sequences:
- a CDS encoding tetratricopeptide repeat protein: MLTSKPLSVWCLGCLGGSIAIWLGLVGAASASPFPTTPPSPWMAQSHASQETSPNQNRRLAVSLVQQGIEQARRENYDRAIAKLRAATETLPDWAGAHYNLGVALGLAGDWPGAIDSYTRAIELNDRLVAAYVNRGLAKASRGDFASAIADYDEAIDLDRDRVLAYYNRGVAKAALARRTPQKAESLWQAAIENYSQAIKRDTTLTDAYMNRGVAYFYLREYVEAIADYTSVIFRNPQSIDAYYNRGLTYVTLGWRQEAIADFRQASQLALQANQPSRYRQLLQQLRSLVQSQPENEGENQLQ; this comes from the coding sequence TTGCTAACATCCAAACCTTTGTCTGTATGGTGCCTCGGATGCCTGGGTGGATCGATCGCGATTTGGTTGGGGTTGGTTGGCGCTGCGAGCGCTTCTCCCTTCCCCACAACGCCACCATCCCCGTGGATGGCACAATCCCATGCCAGCCAGGAAACTTCCCCAAACCAAAACCGACGTTTAGCGGTAAGTTTGGTGCAACAGGGAATCGAACAGGCGCGTCGGGAAAACTACGATCGGGCGATCGCGAAATTGCGTGCGGCAACGGAAACCCTTCCCGATTGGGCGGGTGCCCATTACAATTTAGGGGTAGCCTTGGGATTGGCGGGAGATTGGCCAGGGGCTATTGATAGCTATACCCGTGCCATCGAACTCAACGACCGACTGGTAGCCGCCTACGTAAACCGCGGTTTGGCGAAAGCCAGTCGGGGAGACTTTGCTAGTGCCATTGCCGATTACGACGAAGCCATTGACTTGGATCGCGATCGCGTTTTGGCTTATTACAATCGCGGCGTCGCCAAAGCTGCCTTAGCCAGACGCACCCCCCAAAAGGCCGAATCTTTGTGGCAAGCAGCGATCGAAAATTACAGCCAAGCCATCAAACGAGATACCACTCTGACAGATGCCTACATGAATCGTGGTGTTGCCTATTTTTACCTGCGGGAATATGTCGAAGCCATTGCCGATTACACCTCGGTGATTTTTCGCAATCCCCAATCCATAGATGCTTACTACAATCGGGGATTGACCTATGTTACCTTGGGGTGGCGGCAAGAAGCGATCGCCGATTTTCGCCAAGCCTCCCAACTGGCACTGCAAGCCAACCAACCGTCTCGCTACCGGCAATTGCTGCAACAGTTGCGATCGCTGGTGCAATCTCAACCAGAAAATGAGGGGGAAAACCAGTTACAATGA
- a CDS encoding tetratricopeptide repeat protein — protein sequence MNKQLLLTFSLWFATTWSGVATATPGFIAPNWQLTQNATGSDRSQTAELADLLREGRKLFESGKLQEALQLYKQAANLDKENPRIFSGIGYIYTRQENYENAVEAYEQAIELEPNNANFHYAMGFALAQMRDNQRAAAAYQQVIQIQQEQATAGESSDSNAQLMENAYLGLGVVLMRQQDYEGALQAFREVVALDDNNARAYESIGATLLQQGKPEEAVRPLQNAANLAPQRASTHLNLGLAWLNSGNYEAALMSFQQASDLEPNNGQIYYQIGRLWEQQERPDRAIEAYRQAVSVQPNLVQAQTAIGKLYLQKEQYIRAIVAYRRLIEMAPDNADAHYNLGQALLERRRTEEAKAALRKAKTLYEEAGNEEGVKQAEAALAELESGSASETEETPESEEGETSETTQEMEDSPESENEEGEGEE from the coding sequence GTGAACAAACAACTCCTCCTCACATTCTCCCTATGGTTTGCCACCACCTGGTCGGGGGTAGCCACCGCGACCCCTGGCTTCATAGCTCCCAATTGGCAACTCACCCAAAATGCTACCGGCAGCGATCGCAGCCAAACTGCCGAACTGGCCGACCTGTTACGGGAAGGCCGAAAATTGTTCGAGTCGGGTAAACTGCAGGAAGCCTTGCAGCTGTACAAGCAGGCTGCCAACCTCGATAAAGAAAATCCCCGGATTTTCTCCGGAATTGGTTATATTTATACCCGCCAGGAAAACTATGAAAATGCCGTAGAAGCTTACGAACAAGCGATCGAGCTGGAACCCAACAACGCCAATTTCCACTATGCGATGGGTTTTGCCCTGGCACAAATGCGCGACAACCAACGCGCTGCCGCCGCCTACCAGCAAGTTATCCAAATCCAGCAGGAACAGGCAACAGCAGGTGAAAGCAGCGACAGCAACGCCCAGCTGATGGAAAATGCTTATTTGGGTCTTGGGGTGGTTCTCATGCGCCAGCAGGACTACGAAGGAGCTTTGCAGGCGTTTCGGGAAGTAGTTGCCCTCGATGACAACAACGCTAGAGCCTACGAATCCATCGGTGCCACTCTGCTACAGCAAGGGAAACCGGAAGAGGCGGTGCGACCGTTACAAAATGCAGCCAACCTGGCCCCCCAACGGGCAAGCACCCACTTAAATCTGGGCTTAGCTTGGTTGAATTCGGGTAATTACGAGGCAGCTTTGATGTCATTCCAACAAGCGTCAGACTTGGAACCAAACAACGGCCAAATTTATTACCAAATTGGTCGCCTGTGGGAGCAACAGGAACGTCCCGATCGCGCCATTGAAGCTTATCGGCAAGCCGTTTCCGTCCAACCGAATTTGGTACAGGCACAAACTGCCATTGGTAAACTATATTTACAAAAAGAACAATACATTCGTGCCATTGTGGCTTACCGGCGTTTAATTGAAATGGCACCAGACAATGCAGATGCTCATTACAATCTGGGACAAGCCTTACTAGAACGCCGGCGCACGGAAGAAGCCAAAGCAGCTCTGAGAAAGGCGAAAACGCTTTACGAAGAAGCGGGTAATGAAGAAGGGGTAAAACAAGCAGAAGCGGCTTTGGCAGAGTTAGAATCGGGTTCGGCATCGGAAACGGAGGAAACGCCGGAGTCAGAAGAAGGGGAAACCTCGGAAACCACCCAAGAAATGGAAGATTCGCCGGAATCTGAAAATGAGGAAGGCGAAGGAGAAGAATAA
- a CDS encoding cytotoxic translational repressor of toxin-antitoxin stability system: MRTTRFLFVSVTLEIRYTRSFLLDLFAIRQQDETTYKQLVSVLFVKLPKRDRLRGLPQLRQIDTNGMFYRFTLDGYVVGTEMVGEIVKLVRILPKPPSEKLYGESSETLHNR, from the coding sequence GTGAGAACCACCCGTTTTTTATTTGTTTCCGTGACTTTAGAAATCCGCTACACCAGGTCGTTTCTGTTGGATTTGTTTGCCATTCGCCAACAAGATGAAACCACCTACAAACAACTCGTGTCGGTTTTGTTTGTAAAGCTGCCAAAACGCGATCGCTTGCGGGGATTGCCCCAACTGCGGCAAATTGATACCAACGGGATGTTTTATCGGTTTACCCTAGATGGCTACGTGGTGGGAACGGAAATGGTGGGGGAAATTGTCAAATTGGTGCGCATTTTACCCAAACCCCCGTCGGAAAAACTCTACGGCGAATCTTCAGAAACCTTACATAATCGCTAA
- a CDS encoding YbjQ family protein, with amino-acid sequence MILSTTDVLQDRAVEEYLGVVSAEVVYGGNALRDWFAGFRDFFGGRTGSYENLFQKGHQQVLAELQERAEELDANAVVGIQIDTGTINVDEKGSMMVITGVGTAVRVAE; translated from the coding sequence ATGATTTTATCAACAACTGACGTTCTTCAAGACAGAGCCGTAGAAGAATATCTCGGCGTGGTTTCTGCTGAGGTGGTCTATGGCGGCAATGCCTTGCGGGATTGGTTTGCTGGGTTTCGCGACTTTTTCGGCGGTCGCACCGGTAGCTACGAAAATCTTTTCCAAAAAGGGCACCAGCAGGTTTTGGCAGAATTGCAAGAACGTGCTGAAGAACTCGATGCCAATGCGGTGGTGGGTATTCAGATCGATACGGGTACCATTAACGTGGACGAAAAAGGATCCATGATGGTGATTACAGGGGTTGGTACGGCGGTGCGCGTGGCAGAATAG
- a CDS encoding glucose-6-phosphate isomerase, producing MDAAALWKRYQDWLYYHHQLQFYVDISRIPFDESFVESLHPKFDRAFRDMEALEGGAIANPDENRMVGHYWLRDPELAPDNELKQEVTQTLDKIKNFASEVRSGKIRPPQADRFTDIISIGIGGSALGPQFVAQALAPENPPLNIHFIDNTDPAGIDRLLHQLGDRLASSLAIVISKSGGTPETRNGMVEVQQAFAAKNLDFPKHAIAVTGYGSKLEQQATAEGWLATFPMHDWIGGRTSEMSAVGLLPAALQGIDIQEMLLGAKHMDEATRQPNLKNNPAALLAMAWYFEGNGRGEKDMVVLPYKDSLLLFSRYLQQLIMESLGKEKDLDGNTVHQGIAVYGNKGTTDQHAYVQQLREGVPNFFVTFIEVLQDRKGESPEVEPQVTSGDYLSGLMQGTRKALYENQRHSLTVTIPGVTPRTVGALIALYERAVGLYASLVNVNAYHQPGVEAGKKAAAAVLKLQQQLLQVLQQEKAPLSLSELADKMDARDDIESIYMIVRHLHANQRFGILVEGDFGKPDTLKVSMSS from the coding sequence ATGGATGCAGCAGCACTCTGGAAACGCTATCAAGATTGGCTCTACTATCACCACCAATTGCAATTTTACGTCGATATCAGCAGAATTCCCTTTGACGAAAGTTTTGTGGAGTCTTTGCATCCCAAATTCGACCGTGCATTTCGGGATATGGAAGCTTTGGAAGGCGGTGCGATCGCCAATCCCGATGAAAATCGTATGGTGGGTCACTACTGGTTACGAGACCCAGAACTGGCACCCGATAACGAACTCAAACAGGAAGTTACCCAAACCCTAGACAAAATTAAAAATTTTGCCAGCGAAGTGCGTAGCGGAAAAATTCGTCCTCCCCAAGCCGATCGATTTACCGATATTATCTCCATTGGCATTGGTGGATCGGCGTTAGGACCCCAATTTGTGGCGCAAGCCTTGGCACCAGAAAATCCGCCTCTCAATATTCATTTTATCGACAATACCGACCCCGCCGGTATCGATCGCTTGTTACACCAACTTGGCGATCGCTTGGCGAGTTCCTTGGCGATCGTGATTTCCAAATCCGGCGGCACGCCAGAAACCCGCAACGGCATGGTAGAGGTGCAGCAGGCGTTCGCAGCCAAAAATCTGGATTTCCCCAAACACGCGATCGCGGTCACCGGCTACGGCAGCAAACTAGAACAACAAGCCACCGCCGAAGGTTGGCTGGCAACCTTTCCCATGCACGATTGGATTGGCGGTCGCACTTCCGAAATGTCGGCAGTTGGCTTGCTACCAGCGGCTTTGCAAGGCATCGACATCCAGGAAATGCTCCTCGGTGCCAAACACATGGATGAAGCCACCCGCCAACCCAACCTTAAAAACAATCCCGCGGCCTTGCTCGCCATGGCTTGGTATTTTGAAGGCAACGGTCGGGGAGAAAAAGATATGGTGGTGCTTCCTTACAAAGACAGCCTGCTGTTATTTAGCCGTTACTTGCAGCAGCTGATTATGGAATCTTTGGGTAAAGAAAAAGACCTCGATGGCAATACCGTGCATCAAGGCATCGCCGTTTATGGTAATAAAGGCACCACCGACCAACACGCTTACGTGCAGCAATTGCGCGAAGGGGTCCCCAACTTTTTTGTTACCTTTATTGAAGTGCTCCAAGACCGCAAAGGGGAGTCTCCGGAAGTAGAACCCCAAGTGACTTCTGGAGATTACCTATCGGGATTGATGCAGGGAACCCGCAAGGCACTTTACGAAAACCAACGCCATTCCCTTACCGTGACGATTCCCGGGGTGACACCACGTACGGTGGGTGCTTTAATTGCTCTGTACGAACGTGCGGTGGGATTGTACGCTTCTTTGGTGAATGTGAATGCCTACCACCAACCCGGGGTGGAAGCTGGCAAGAAAGCTGCGGCAGCTGTGTTGAAATTGCAACAGCAACTGTTGCAGGTGTTACAGCAGGAAAAAGCACCCTTGTCTTTGTCAGAGCTGGCTGACAAGATGGATGCTAGAGACGATATAGAATCTATCTATATGATTGTGCGCCACCTGCATGCCAACCAACGCTTTGGTATTTTGGTAGAAGGCGATTTCGGCAAACCCGATACGCTGAAAGTATCGATGTCATCGTAG